The following coding sequences lie in one Alicyclobacillus curvatus genomic window:
- a CDS encoding CrcB family protein, with product MEKGISERLRLGIGIGLIGGFTTFSTMSLELIQLSNHQPELALGYLFATILGGLALVHLGDFAAHLVNKPKHDTSDSHNATEAYE from the coding sequence GTGGAAAAGGGAATTTCGGAACGGCTCCGACTAGGTATTGGTATTGGCCTGATTGGGGGATTCACAACTTTTTCAACGATGTCTCTGGAACTAATTCAATTGTCAAATCACCAGCCTGAACTGGCACTCGGGTATTTGTTTGCAACCATTCTCGGAGGGTTGGCCCTTGTTCATCTCGGAGATTTTGCTGCGCACCTGGTAAACAAGCCGAAACATGACACGTCAGATTCGCACAATGCAACGGAGGCATACGAATGA
- a CDS encoding CrcB family protein, producing the protein MMKTMFILFFGAIGGVFRYLLESAIHLSSGFPLATLIINLTDSFTLGLF; encoded by the coding sequence ATGATGAAAACGATGTTTATTCTATTCTTTGGAGCCATTGGTGGCGTTTTTCGATACTTGCTGGAGAGCGCAATTCACCTGTCCTCAGGTTTCCCGCTGGCGACACTGATCATCAATTTGACAGACTCTTTCACGCTCGGGCTCTTTTAA
- a CDS encoding endospore germination permease — protein MVRKLQVSNLQLFMVVIATVVAYGHFVYVGLSFQAAGKDAWISLILGFSMSSVIFYLRIKQALLHPCQSLIEYTMYVFGRWFGGLLSIVYLIFFLCIGAFTLKEVTSFLGLMYPNTPVMIFVCIELILIGWAARAGGEVMTRVIQLLLPILVFMGFLVMIFSLKDKEPAKLLPIMTHPIPSILHGALMYVVIFSELILFSMFWKDARQMERLPKQSWITSLILFVMFIGPVTGPIMVFGEALCRLLPYPTYSEIQYIHLTGIFERMDVVGVFLWTLGSYMRVSVFTVGAVRVVADLVKSPNENLYSLPVTLGLGGITISLLSTSRETMHQFLYTVYPMIAVGIGVGIPLLTAVVAWGRNRMKLEVQST, from the coding sequence ATGGTAAGGAAACTACAAGTCTCAAATCTACAACTGTTTATGGTCGTGATAGCAACCGTCGTCGCGTATGGGCACTTCGTCTACGTTGGACTATCCTTTCAGGCGGCAGGGAAGGATGCGTGGATTTCGTTGATTCTTGGTTTTTCAATGAGTTCCGTGATATTTTATTTGCGCATCAAGCAGGCTTTGCTCCATCCCTGCCAGTCCTTGATCGAGTACACGATGTATGTCTTTGGAAGATGGTTCGGTGGTTTGTTGTCGATCGTTTATCTGATATTTTTTCTGTGCATTGGAGCATTTACTTTGAAAGAAGTAACGAGTTTCCTCGGCCTCATGTATCCGAATACCCCAGTGATGATTTTCGTGTGTATTGAATTGATTTTGATCGGTTGGGCGGCTCGTGCCGGTGGAGAGGTTATGACCCGCGTCATTCAGTTGCTATTGCCCATTCTCGTTTTCATGGGGTTTTTAGTGATGATATTTAGTCTGAAGGACAAAGAACCCGCAAAATTGCTTCCCATCATGACCCACCCGATACCTTCTATTTTACATGGGGCCCTCATGTACGTGGTGATCTTTTCTGAATTAATTCTATTCTCGATGTTCTGGAAGGACGCACGGCAAATGGAGAGGCTCCCAAAGCAGTCATGGATCACGTCACTGATACTGTTTGTCATGTTTATTGGCCCCGTGACTGGACCCATCATGGTGTTTGGAGAGGCCCTCTGCCGATTACTTCCGTACCCTACGTACTCAGAGATTCAATACATTCATTTGACGGGCATCTTTGAAAGAATGGATGTGGTGGGGGTTTTTTTGTGGACGCTGGGGAGCTACATGCGAGTGTCTGTCTTTACCGTAGGTGCGGTCCGAGTGGTCGCAGATTTAGTCAAGTCACCGAATGAAAATCTTTATTCCTTACCTGTCACGCTAGGTCTCGGTGGAATCACGATAAGCCTACTGTCTACGTCTCGCGAAACCATGCACCAGTTTTTATACACCGTGTATCCCATGATAGCCGTGGGAATCGGTGTGGGGATTCCACTCCTGACTGCCGTAGTCGCTTGGGGACGCAACCGGATGAAGCTTGAAGTCCAATCTACATAG
- a CDS encoding spore coat protein, with amino-acid sequence MNEALMSKSANIEVLSFLTSQVQDTKLQNMLEQHVQMIQNHYNQGVGILQGHHAGIPSMPPSYPSTMTTQPKLGLRNPSMPSPNLHGQAPSERSICTIALNMYKFGAVAWTTFALECTNPQLRTFLMNGANMCDKMAYEMWSFMNQKGYYQVPTLQENTTQTLIQAYQTPQVSQMMHGMNPYQ; translated from the coding sequence ATGAACGAAGCATTGATGTCAAAGTCAGCTAACATTGAGGTACTGTCGTTCCTAACCAGCCAAGTACAAGATACAAAATTACAAAACATGTTGGAGCAGCATGTGCAAATGATTCAAAATCACTACAATCAAGGAGTCGGCATCTTGCAAGGACATCACGCGGGTATACCGTCTATGCCTCCGTCCTATCCAAGTACCATGACTACACAACCGAAACTAGGACTGAGAAATCCTTCAATGCCAAGCCCCAATCTTCACGGCCAAGCACCCTCCGAGCGTTCGATTTGCACGATCGCCTTAAATATGTATAAATTTGGTGCAGTGGCTTGGACAACATTTGCGCTTGAATGTACCAATCCACAGCTTCGTACCTTCCTTATGAACGGTGCCAACATGTGCGATAAAATGGCATACGAAATGTGGAGTTTCATGAATCAAAAGGGATACTATCAAGTTCCAACCTTACAAGAAAATACAACCCAGACCCTGATCCAAGCCTATCAAACACCTCAGGTTTCTCAAATGATGCACGGAATGAACCCATATCAATAA
- a CDS encoding DUF302 domain-containing protein, giving the protein MFHYTVETDKSIEGAVQSVEQSLKNHKFGVLWQMDIPAKLQEKGVDFNQPFRVLEVCNPVEAKRVLSQNSLVGYFLPCKVVVYEENGRTKIGLPRPTALMEVVNDPELREIAQNIENTLIDALNEAV; this is encoded by the coding sequence ATGTTCCATTACACAGTCGAAACCGACAAAAGCATAGAAGGAGCAGTCCAGTCGGTTGAACAAAGTTTGAAGAACCACAAATTCGGAGTTTTATGGCAGATGGACATTCCTGCCAAGTTACAGGAAAAAGGCGTCGATTTCAATCAGCCATTTCGTGTATTGGAAGTTTGTAATCCCGTAGAGGCGAAAAGGGTTTTGAGCCAAAACAGTCTTGTAGGTTACTTCTTACCATGCAAAGTAGTTGTGTACGAAGAGAACGGTAGAACTAAGATTGGGCTTCCTAGACCAACGGCACTTATGGAAGTGGTCAACGATCCGGAATTGCGGGAAATTGCACAAAACATTGAAAATACATTGATTGATGCACTGAATGAAGCGGTGTAA
- a CDS encoding transposase has translation MKLKWTKRLADLAQAPNLAGHCITQSDHEHCDVASIMYQATSWEKPQRVEIVRRLDIDLDEVLCADWLWEYEAIATTFDRSGEDVWHFYNLRGNAENHIKEAKYGFAVDQFPSQNFAANQASQGLKLLAYNVLFTNR, from the coding sequence GTGAAGCTCAAGTGGACAAAGCGGCTCGCAGATTTGGCGCAAGCGCCGAATCTGGCCGGGCACTGTATCACACAAAGTGACCACGAACACTGCGACGTTGCCTCCATCATGTACCAGGCAACATCTTGGGAAAAACCTCAGCGAGTTGAGATCGTTCGTCGTTTAGACATCGATCTGGACGAGGTCCTGTGCGCAGACTGGCTTTGGGAGTACGAAGCGATTGCCACAACGTTCGACAGGAGTGGTGAGGATGTTTGGCACTTCTATAACTTACGTGGGAACGCCGAGAATCACATCAAGGAAGCGAAATATGGATTCGCAGTTGACCAATTTCCCAGTCAGAACTTTGCTGCCAATCAAGCGTCGCAAGGACTGAAGTTGTTAGCATACAACGTGCTCTTTACAAACAGGTAG
- the crcB gene encoding fluoride efflux transporter CrcB — MTAIYDVYVGVGAAAGSLIRYHVGRWISRISKSSFPWGTWFINVVGSCLLGLVFKDFWWHQHDTMWWLLLGTGLCGGFTTFSTMSYETMHLMRTNRWMAAAYLASSLALGCFFIWVILWA; from the coding sequence ATGACGGCCATCTATGATGTGTATGTTGGAGTAGGAGCAGCGGCGGGATCATTGATTCGTTATCACGTAGGACGATGGATTTCACGCATATCTAAATCATCCTTTCCGTGGGGCACATGGTTCATCAATGTCGTCGGTTCTTGTTTACTTGGCCTTGTATTCAAGGACTTTTGGTGGCATCAACATGACACCATGTGGTGGTTGCTTTTGGGCACTGGGCTTTGCGGCGGGTTTACGACCTTCTCCACCATGTCTTATGAAACAATGCACTTGATGCGGACGAACAGATGGATGGCAGCCGCCTATCTTGCGAGTTCTTTGGCATTAGGTTGTTTTTTTATATGGGTGATTCTGTGGGCGTGA
- a CDS encoding zf-HC2 domain-containing protein: protein MTCEIVQSKLTAYVDHQLPQDEWQQIHAHVPTCAHCREIVIGLQSTTVELDHYFQAVIAPFGFEDEVTQSLNDIRQARHMNRLMRFSSFVIPGIAEIRTYSYFDHT, encoded by the coding sequence ATGACGTGTGAAATCGTTCAAAGTAAACTTACTGCCTATGTTGACCACCAACTACCCCAAGATGAGTGGCAACAAATCCACGCTCACGTTCCAACCTGCGCTCATTGCCGCGAAATTGTGATTGGACTACAAAGCACAACGGTGGAATTAGATCACTATTTTCAGGCTGTTATCGCACCGTTTGGCTTCGAAGATGAAGTGACGCAAAGTTTGAATGATATCCGCCAAGCAAGGCACATGAACCGTCTAATGCGATTTTCCTCATTTGTGATCCCAGGAATAGCAGAAATCCGTACATATTCATATTTCGATCATACGTGA
- a CDS encoding spore germination protein produces the protein MLFARRHPRVHNVKEAARHGISQEQVYSTVRLSKRLSDNVNALHQIFSKSVDVVFYPFTLFDNRAAYLVYIEGFVDSKQIAADILRPLTRSRVTKLQYPSKKASLHELVHSYTTVPESQFTFNLGDVLKHITEQNVVMLVDGEVEAAALSAVSRRERAIEEPSTEAVIRGPKEAFNENIGTGIGLIRRRLPTPSFKMENLTIGSYTKTRATLCYIEGIADPAILQEARHRLGRIQIDGVLDSGYLQELIEDNPYSPFPQIQETERPDVVVASLLEGKFALLVDGSPFALVAPINLWSSLQAAEDYYGRYMIVGFLRFLRYLFLNFALILPSLYVAVTTFHQEMLPTKLLFSVAAAREATPLPAVMEALIMELSFEALREAGIRLPKSIGSAISIVGALVIGQAAVAAGIASAPMVIIVAITGIASFVIPRYNFAVTIRMLRFPLIILSGVLGLFGLVAGLIAIALHVCSLRSFGQPFMAPVAPMNKSGLLDTFIRAPWWVLKKRPEETAKANRTRMTDSTRPNRRLPDPNQT, from the coding sequence GTGCTTTTCGCGCGGCGACATCCCAGGGTCCACAACGTGAAGGAAGCGGCACGGCACGGGATTTCACAGGAACAGGTATATAGCACCGTTCGGTTGTCGAAGCGTCTGTCGGATAATGTGAATGCGCTACATCAAATTTTTAGCAAATCGGTTGACGTGGTGTTCTATCCTTTCACTTTATTTGACAATCGAGCAGCCTATCTCGTCTACATTGAGGGGTTCGTGGATTCCAAACAAATTGCGGCGGACATTCTTCGTCCACTCACACGATCAAGGGTGACAAAGTTACAATACCCATCCAAAAAGGCTTCTCTCCATGAACTTGTGCATTCCTACACTACCGTTCCTGAATCGCAATTTACTTTCAATCTCGGAGATGTCTTAAAGCACATCACGGAACAAAACGTCGTCATGCTTGTCGATGGCGAAGTGGAAGCGGCAGCTTTGAGTGCGGTGTCCCGAAGAGAGCGGGCAATTGAAGAACCCAGCACCGAGGCTGTAATCCGTGGCCCCAAGGAGGCGTTCAATGAAAACATTGGTACTGGAATAGGCTTAATTCGTAGACGCCTTCCGACTCCGAGTTTCAAAATGGAAAATCTTACGATTGGGTCTTATACGAAAACACGAGCCACGTTATGTTACATCGAAGGTATTGCAGACCCTGCGATTCTTCAAGAAGCGCGTCATAGGTTGGGAAGAATTCAGATTGACGGAGTGCTTGATTCCGGCTATTTGCAGGAACTAATTGAAGATAACCCTTATTCGCCATTTCCGCAAATCCAAGAGACAGAACGACCCGATGTGGTCGTCGCATCGTTGCTGGAAGGGAAATTCGCGCTCCTTGTAGATGGCAGTCCTTTTGCATTGGTAGCCCCGATCAACTTGTGGAGTTCACTGCAAGCCGCGGAGGACTATTACGGACGATACATGATCGTTGGCTTTCTACGGTTCCTGCGCTATTTGTTTCTAAATTTTGCCCTCATCCTCCCGTCATTGTACGTAGCCGTCACGACTTTTCATCAAGAAATGTTACCGACAAAACTACTGTTCTCCGTTGCAGCCGCTCGTGAAGCGACTCCGCTACCGGCGGTGATGGAAGCCCTGATCATGGAATTGTCTTTCGAAGCCTTACGGGAGGCAGGGATTCGCCTACCCAAGTCCATCGGGTCGGCAATTAGTATCGTCGGAGCACTCGTGATTGGACAGGCTGCCGTGGCCGCAGGAATTGCCTCTGCGCCGATGGTTATTATTGTCGCCATCACCGGGATTGCTTCCTTCGTCATCCCTCGATACAATTTCGCCGTTACCATCCGCATGTTACGGTTCCCACTAATCATTCTGTCTGGAGTCTTGGGCCTATTTGGGCTTGTAGCCGGGCTAATTGCCATTGCGCTTCACGTATGTAGCTTACGGTCATTTGGTCAGCCGTTCATGGCTCCCGTGGCTCCCATGAACAAGAGCGGGCTGCTCGATACGTTTATTCGAGCACCATGGTGGGTCTTGAAAAAGCGACCGGAAGAAACGGCAAAGGCGAATCGAACACGGATGACCGACTCCACTCGCCCGAATCGTCGGCTACCTGATCCGAATCAAACTTAG
- a CDS encoding Ger(x)C family spore germination protein, with protein MASSFLLSGCWDSTEIDRLAIATATGVDAGDAGSATTKGSVQIAVPSELGTTQGGAPAESTGSTQSFVVLHGVGKDPIDLIEQARKKVPRKLIMSHRSVIIVGEQYAKQNVAPLLDEVVRNPQSRLRTTFVVAYHDTAEDVLSLPYPLERLPSQAVDGFAKQISAEQFTAKEFIERLLSRSDPYSVGIEATNIGGATKTTTFQVRHVAIFQRDKLVGWLRSGDEVNGFLWLRGTMEPKLLDISIPGYTGTVGVDVLKPRTIAKAKIIRGQPQIFVKVQMHNDIVSNGTTLNLQDPRNIHLVESAIRNQVTATTTHTLHLLQEKYDSDPVGFAEMIYRQSPKTWAQIEPNWREELRRLPVHVDVQVHVPRTGLSTESLVQQERESSHD; from the coding sequence GTGGCAAGCAGCTTTTTGCTATCCGGGTGTTGGGACTCCACGGAAATTGACCGATTGGCCATCGCGACAGCGACAGGGGTTGACGCCGGGGATGCAGGCTCGGCGACCACGAAAGGTAGCGTTCAAATTGCGGTCCCAAGCGAACTCGGAACGACTCAAGGTGGTGCGCCTGCGGAATCTACAGGGAGCACGCAGTCCTTTGTCGTATTACATGGTGTCGGTAAAGACCCAATTGACTTAATTGAGCAGGCTCGAAAGAAGGTGCCTCGGAAACTCATCATGAGTCATCGCAGTGTCATCATTGTCGGGGAGCAGTACGCGAAACAAAATGTAGCACCTTTATTGGATGAGGTCGTGCGGAACCCACAATCCCGCTTACGAACAACTTTTGTCGTGGCATATCACGATACAGCAGAAGATGTGCTGAGCCTACCGTATCCCCTAGAAAGATTACCTTCACAAGCGGTGGATGGTTTTGCAAAGCAGATTTCGGCAGAGCAGTTTACAGCCAAGGAGTTTATCGAACGTCTACTCAGTCGGAGTGATCCTTATTCAGTTGGAATTGAAGCCACGAATATCGGTGGGGCGACCAAGACAACTACATTTCAGGTACGACATGTTGCGATTTTCCAAAGAGATAAGCTGGTCGGTTGGCTTCGGTCCGGAGATGAAGTCAACGGGTTTCTGTGGTTGCGCGGGACCATGGAGCCAAAGCTTCTAGATATATCGATACCGGGTTATACGGGCACGGTGGGGGTGGATGTGCTCAAGCCACGGACAATTGCAAAGGCAAAAATCATTCGGGGTCAGCCGCAGATTTTTGTCAAAGTACAGATGCACAACGACATCGTATCGAACGGTACGACACTGAATTTGCAGGACCCCCGAAATATCCATCTTGTCGAGTCTGCAATCCGCAATCAAGTAACAGCAACAACAACTCATACTCTGCATTTGCTGCAAGAAAAATACGATTCGGACCCGGTTGGGTTCGCCGAGATGATTTATCGGCAGAGTCCGAAGACATGGGCACAAATCGAACCAAATTGGCGAGAGGAGCTTCGTCGTTTGCCGGTTCATGTGGACGTACAGGTGCATGTGCCTCGAACTGGCTTATCAACGGAGTCGCTGGTTCAACAAGAAAGGGAATCGAGTCATGATTAG
- a CDS encoding RNA polymerase sigma factor, whose protein sequence is MYRTTLGILHHPSDAEDAAQETFIKAYQSLSKLRDERSFPTWLARIAVHTATDWFKASQKRRSVALVL, encoded by the coding sequence GTGTATCGGACGACGCTCGGCATTTTGCATCATCCGTCTGATGCCGAGGACGCGGCGCAAGAGACGTTTATCAAAGCGTATCAATCGCTCTCAAAGCTTCGGGATGAGCGTTCATTCCCGACGTGGCTTGCCCGAATTGCCGTACATACTGCGACGGATTGGTTCAAGGCGAGTCAAAAGCGTCGGAGTGTCGCGTTGGTGTTGTGA